The Amycolatopsis nigrescens CSC17Ta-90 genomic interval CCTGACCAAGGCCGGCAACGGCACGCCGGCGCAGGCGAAGGCGGCGGGCTCGCCCGCCGGCGAGCAGGCCGCGGGCGAACAGGGCGGCTCCGGTGGCGTGCCGATCTGGGTCTGGATCGCGGGCGCGGTGGTGCTGCTCGGCGCCGGGCTGACGCTCGCGCTTCGGATGGGCAAGGAGAGCACGAAGTGACCGAGACCGAGACCGCCGCCAAGGCCCGCCCGGTGACCTTGCTCTGCATCCTCGCCGCGGCCGCCGTCGGTGCGCTGATCGGCGTCGCGCTGACCGCGAACGCGCCGGTGCCAGGGGTGACGGATGTCAGCGAGGCGGTCTCGGTCGCCATCCCGCTGGTTCGGGTGCTGCTCGACCTCGCGGCGATGGCCACGATCGGGCTGTCGCTGCTGTCCGTGCTGGTCGGCTACGACCGGCCGAAGCTCAGCGAGCCGATCATGGCCAAGGCGCGGCTCGCCGCGGTGGCCGGCGCGCTGGTCTGGGCGGTCTCCGCGCTGGTGCTGCTGGTGCTGCAGACGGCAGAATTCCGGCCGCAGGCGGTGACCATCGGCCTCGGTGACGTCTGGGACTACGTGGTGCAGGTCGGTGCCGGCAAGGCGCTGCTGGTGGTGGTCGTGCTGGCCCTGCTGCACGCCGGACTCGGCATGCTGTCGCTCAAGCACGGGGAGAAGGTGCCGGCCGAGGTGCGGGTCGGCCTCGGC includes:
- a CDS encoding copper resistance D family protein codes for the protein MTETETAAKARPVTLLCILAAAAVGALIGVALTANAPVPGVTDVSEAVSVAIPLVRVLLDLAAMATIGLSLLSVLVGYDRPKLSEPIMAKARLAAVAGALVWAVSALVLLVLQTAEFRPQAVTIGLGDVWDYVVQVGAGKALLVVVVLALLHAGLGMLSLKHGEKVPAEVRVGLGLFALLPLPVTGHASDWNLHDYTMISMELHVMSAVAWTGGLGAMTVLLVSNRTLLAHALPRFSKLATLCLVMSAVTGLFNGLIEISLTPGIEFWSGLFGTGYGLLVIGKVLCIGAIALLGANVRWRLMPRIIRHQRTALAGWATLELSVMGLAFGFAAVLSRSPVAG